AAGTATACACAACACAAAAGGTCCAAGTGTAGGTCGATATAGGATTAATTTAGATGAAATCCAGGACGTGGGTGTTTTAGCCCTGAAAAATGCTCTGGAAACATCTGATTACATATTCATTGATGAAATTGCACCCATGGAACTAGCAAGCAGTTCTTTTTCTCATGCAGTATGGGAGGTAATGGAAAGCCAGAAACCAGTAATTGCAGTTATTCATCAGCGTTCCAATCACCCATTTATTTTAAAGGTTAAAAATAGGAAAGATGTCAGGATTTTTAGTTTAACCATGGAAAATAGGGATCACATTCTAAAAAAGATTTTAGAAGTTTTAGGAGATGACAAAGTATTATAATGGATATAACCACAAAGAATTGTTTATATTCCTTTATTAAAAAAAATTCATTTAAAAAAAGAGAAAGTAAAGTACAAGTGAACATGTTATTGAAGGGGTTTAATTAAGAACTTGCTCATTAAGGATTAAGTAAAAATTCTCCCTTTTCAATCCTGTTTTTAAGTTCTCTGGCCAGTTCACGGGCTCTTTTAATATCCGACTGGCGACAGCTCACTTCTAACTCTTTTCCCTGGCCCTTCCAATCTATTGTGACATGTCCTCGTTTCATCTG
Above is a genomic segment from Methanobacterium sp. containing:
- a CDS encoding NTPase — protein: MNVLITGPPGVGKTTLLNEIKNKVRDSGYSIGGMYCPEIRENDRRTGFNIIDIASKRKGILASIHNTKGPSVGRYRINLDEIQDVGVLALKNALETSDYIFIDEIAPMELASSSFSHAVWEVMESQKPVIAVIHQRSNHPFILKVKNRKDVRIFSLTMENRDHILKKILEVLGDDKVL